The following are from one region of the Salvia hispanica cultivar TCC Black 2014 chromosome 1, UniMelb_Shisp_WGS_1.0, whole genome shotgun sequence genome:
- the LOC125215356 gene encoding dnaJ homolog subfamily B member 13-like: MGVDYYKILQVDKNAKDDDLKKAYRKLAMKWHPDKNPNNKKDAEAKFKQISEAYDVLSDPQKRAVYDQYGEEGLKGGVPPPETAGGATFFQSGDGPNVFRFNPRNADDIFAEFFGFSSGGGGGGMRGATRGFGGSMFGDDIFSSFGGGDARPMSPGPRKAPPIEQKLPCTLEELYKGGTKKMKISREIYDASGKTLPVEEILTIDIKRGWKKGTKITFPEKGNEQPNVIPSDLVFIIDEKPHRVFTRDGNDLVVTQRVSLAEALTGYTLHLTTLDGRTLTVPINTVIHPDYEEVVPGEGMPLPKDPSKKGNLRIKFNIKFPTRLTPDQKSGIKKLLSA, translated from the exons ATGGGTGTTGATTACTACAAGATATTGCAGGTGGACAAGAATGCGAAAGACGACGACTTGAAGAAAGCTTACCGAAAGCTCGCTATGAAATGGCATCCCGACAAGAATCCCAACAACAAGAAAGACGCCGAGGCCAAATTCAAGCAGATTTCCGAAGCCTATgat GTTCTGAGTGATCCTCAAAAGCGAGCTGTATACGATCAGTACGGCGAAGAAGGTCTCAAGGGCGGTGTGCCGCCGCCGGAAACCGCTGGCGGCGCCACGTTCTTCCAATCAGGAGACGGCCCGAACGTGTTCCGATTCAATCCACGAAACGCCGACGACATATTTGCAGAATTCTTCGGCTTctccagcggcggcggcggaggaggaatGAGGGGCGCCACTAGAGGCTTCGGAGGGTCCATGTTCGGCGACGACATCTTCAGCTCATTCGGCGGCGGCGACGCCAGGCCGATGAGTCCCGGCCCCAGAAAGGCGCCGCCGATCGAGCAGAAGCTGCCGTGCACATTGGAAGAGCTGTACAAGGGAGGtacgaagaagatgaaaatctCCAGAGAGATATACGACGCCAGTGGGAAGACATTGCCGGTGGAGGAGATTCTGACGATTGACATCAAACGAGGGTGGAAGAAGGGGACCAAGATCACCTTCCCGGAGAAGGGGAACGAGCAGCCCAATGTGATCCCTTCCGATTTAGTGTTCATAATCGATGAGAAGCCGCACAGAGTCTTCACCAGAGATGGAAACGATCTTGTTGTAACGCAGAGGGTATCTCTGGCTGAAGCGTTGACGGGATACACACTTCACCTCACTACATTGGATGGGAGAACGCTCACCGTCCCCATCAACACCGTCATCCATCCTGACTACGAAGAGGTGGTTCCTGGGGAAGGTATGCCTTTACCTAAAGACCCTTCCAAGAAGGGCAATCTCAGAATCAAATTCAACATTAAGTTCCCAACTAGGTTAACGCCTGATCAGAAATCTGGAATCAAGAAACTACTTTCTGCTTga
- the LOC125215331 gene encoding homeobox-DDT domain protein RLT1-like: MDAGSEGEINRIMNHSPPEGSKRPKRQMKTPFQLEMLEKTYAMETYPSEATRAELSEKLSLTDRQLQMWFCHRRLKDKKESVGVATMKPHTPGPVGRKGLVEPPREELITAELGSGHVSGSGSGSASGSGSGSSQYNAGDGMPMAPTRYYEPPRSIMERRVIACIEAQLGEPLREDGPILGVEFDELPPGAFGAPIVQVEQEDRYRHSYESKLYGQYDAKHIKTTLSGPHEALETKIRTDAYGHVTQPYTYDSPVDGPLPKGLSLKHENGLLSREHVVEGHTSRTDLYLQPGRQMQLSLSPSTDFVTPNDTNVYMERKHKNDDSRIGRNGQSYEKKIRKELEKQDVLKRKREEQVKKEMERQDRERRKEEQRLLREQQRQEEKFQREEKREMERREKFMLKELMQAEKRKQKEELRREKEAARQRAAVERATAKRIAKESLELIEDERLELMELAASSKGLRSILSLDYDTLQNLDSFRDALCDFPPKNVKLRKPFAIRPWMDSEENVGNLLMVWKFCLTFADVLGLWPFTIDEFIQAFHDYDSRLLGEVHTALLKLIIKDIEDVVRTPSGGPGTNQYSAVNPEGGHPHIVEGAYMWGFDIRNWQKHLNPLTWPELLRQFALSAGFGPQLKKKGIDRVSKNDNDESRGCEEIVSTLRNGSAAVNAVAIMQEKGLSLQRKSRHRLTPGTVKFAAYHVLALEGSQGLNVIELAEKIQKSGIRDLTTSKTPEASISVALSRDPILFERIAPSTYCVRPGYRKDPADAESVIAEAKDKILRYANGFLADQNVDEEEREDDSESDAAEGTEVDPLAVTLDKNVASNQVVSDSGNGKGKLPGDGLLQNKVAAADIGDANPDQDVEIDESKTGELWVQGLTEGEYSDLSVQERLSALVALIGVANEGNSIRVILEDRMDAANALKKQMWAEAQLDKRRMREEPINKLYDSSFNAVTEGGLSPLDAENKAYDPISSVAGEDAHNTIDNPDTSMGQLVSPAQQNGNITERSRLQLKSYIGHRAEELYVYRSLPLGQDRRRNRYWQFIASPSCLDPGSGRIFVETPNGCWRLIDSEEAFDALLTALDTRGTRESHLHIMLQRIEACFKGSVRKNRLYLNGDKGQQEDAEQNSSFAFESTESPTSAVSTASFDTLEPSLSFRIEVGKNEKENYNFMKRYEDLQNWMWKECFNSSIVRALAYGKKRCSQLLGICDICLATYAEDDCPCCRLAQSKIAAKGHFPVPFNCENNMMDGRNSPLRIRLIKTILISLEAAVPSEALHSSWSEDQRNSWGSELHNSSCTDGLLQVLNQFEAVIKRDYLSADFETTEELLCFCDSRSAVNKSNYPGSVPQLPWIPKTTAAAALRLFELDASIFYTPSQKAESHDEKKVETLPNLALRYGHPKDIQRAESRGFDRYGLLDENWIRDAPGSSGYKQVARGRGGRPRGKSQKRVINSAPSGKRSMKQGETLTHFLLQQGMSAPGQKHKRGRRTVRRRPEKKDVAESKLDDLYDNDTFMNAVEEPENSGREEAVAHDFSARNIVGENDDSSNNMDVDSDENVDDDSYHYSKWGATTYDTISHRSTELVDMSEDEADDVGDGQGYDGEDGENLGGDVEFNNYPDRDVEGNEDDDGSESLASGDYSDD, encoded by the exons ATGGATGCTGGTTCCGAGGGGGAGATCAATAGGATCATGAATCATAGCCCGCCGGAGGGGTCTAAGCGGCCCAAGCGCCAGATGAAGACGCCGTTTCAGCTGGAAATGCTCGAGAAAACCTATGCCA TGGAGACATACCCCTCCGAGGCAACCCGTGCTGAACTGTCAGAGAAACTAAGTTTAACGGATAGGCAGTTGCAAATGTGGTTCTGTCATAGGAGATTGAAGGATAAGAAGGAGTCGGTGGGTGTGGCAACCATGAAACCACACACTCCTGGACCTGTTGGAAGGAAGGGACTCGTCGAGCCCCCCAGAGAGGAACTGATTACAGCTGAACTTGGCAGTGGACATGTCTCTGGTTCTGGTTCTGGATCTGCCTCTGGCTCTGGGTCAGGTTCAAGTCAGTATAATGCTGGAGATGGTATGCCTATGGCGCCTACTAGGTATTATGAGCCACCTCGATCAATCATGGAGCGTAGAGTGATTGCATGTATAGAGGCACAGTTGGGAGAGCCTTTGAGGGAAGATGGGCCAATTCTTGGTgtggaatttgatgaattGCCCCCTGGTGCATTTGGTGCCCCTATAG TTCAAGTGGAGCAGGAAGACAGATACAGACATTCTTATGAGAGCAAATTATATGGGCAGTACGATGCAAAGCACATCAAA ACTACATTAAGTGGCCCTCATGAAGCACTGGAGACCAAGATTAGGACTGATGCATATGGACATGTCACTCAGCCGTACACATATGACTCACCAGTTGATGGTCCTCTCCCGAAAGGTTTATCGCTTAAGCATGAAAATGGGCTTCTCTCCAGGGAACATGTTGTTGAGGGTCACACCTCAAGAACAGATCTGTATTTGCAGCCAGGCAGACAGATGCAGCTTTCCTTGTCTCCTAGTACTGACTTTGTTACACCAAATGATACTAATGTTTATATGGAGAGGAAACATAAG AATGATGACTCTCGAATTGGAAGAAATGGTCAATCCTATGAGAAGAAGATCCGAAAAGAACTTGAGAAACAAGATGTATTAAAGCGAAAG AGAGAGGAGCaagtaaagaaagaaatggAGAGACAAGATCGTGAAAGAAGGAAGGAAGAACAACGACTTCTGCGAGAGCAGCAGAGGCAGGAGGAAAAATTCCAGCGCGAGGAAAAGCGTGAAATGGAGCGGAGGGAAAAGTTTATGCTGAAGGAACTTATGCAG GCGGAGAAAAGGAAACAGAAAGAAGAGCTCCGCAGAGAGAAGGAAGCAGCAAGACAGAGAGCTGCAGTGGAGAGAGCGACAGCTAAGAGAATTGCTAAAGAATCCTTGGAGCTAATAGAGGATGAGCGTCTTGAATTAATGGAATTGGCTGCTTCAAGCAAGGGATTACGTTCAATATTGTCTCTTGATTATGACACTTTACAGAATCTTGACTCATTCCGAG ATGCTTTGTGTGATTTCCCTCCAAAGAATGTAAAATTGAGAAAACCTTTTGCCATTCGACCTTGGATGGATTCAGAGGAAAATGTTGGGAACCTCTTGATG GTTTGGAAATTCTGCTTGACATTTGCAGATGTTCTTGGCCTTTGGCCTTTTACCATCGATGAATTTATACAGGCCTTTCATGACTAT GATTCAAGACTACTTGGAGAAGTACATACTGCACTTCTGAAGCTTATTATAAAAGATATTGAAGATGTCGTGCGGACTCCTTCAGGTGGGCCAGGCACAAATCAGTATAGTGCTGTTAACCCTGAAGGTGGACACCCTCATATTGTTGAAGGG GCTTATATGTGGGGTTTTGACATAAGAAACTGGCAGAAGCACTTAAATCCATTGACATGGCCGGAGCTGTTAAGGCAATTTGCACTATCAGCTGGTTTTGGCCCTCAGTTGAAGAAAAAGGGCATTGATCGTGTTTCCAAGAATGATAACGACGAG AGTAGAGGTTGTGAAGAAATAGTGTCTACTCTAAGAAATGGTTCAGCAGCTGTGAATGCTGTTGCTATTATGCAAGAAAAAGGACTCAGCCTCCAACGCAAGTCAAGGCACCGGTTGACTCCAGGAACAGTCAAATTTGCGGCTTATCATGTCCTTGCTCTTGAAGGCAGCCAAGGGCTAAATGTTATAGAGCTTGCAGAGAAGATTCAA AAATCTGGGATCCGTGACTTGACAACAAGCAAAACGCCTGAAGCTTCCATATCTGTTGCCTTGTCGAGAGATCCAATACTTTTTGAAAGAATTGCTCCTTCGACATATTGTGTGCGGCCAGGTTATAGAAAGGATCCTGCTGATGCTGAATCAGTTATTGCTGAGGCCAAGGATAAGATACTGAGATATGCAAATGGTTTCTTAGCTGATCAAAATGTTGACGAGGAAGAAAGGGAGGATGATTCAGAAAGTGATGCTGCAGAGGGTACCGAAGTTGATCCTTTAGCAGTCACTTTGGATAAAAACGTTGCAAGCAATCAAGTTGTCTCAGACTCTGGTAATGGTAAAGGCAAGCTTCCTGGTGATGGTTTACTGCAAAATAAGGTTGCTGCTGCTG ATATTGGAGATGCTAATCCGGACCAAGATGTTGAGATTGATGAAAGCAAAACTGGTGAACTCTGGGTCCAAGGGCTCACCGAAGGAGAATATTCTGATTTATCCGTCCAAGAGCGTCTTAGTGCCCTTGTTGCCTTGATTGGTGTTGCAAATGAAGGAAATTCAATTCGTGTAATTCTTGag GACCGCATGGATGCTGCTAATGCTCTTAAGAAACAGATGTGGGCTGAGGCACAGCTTGACAAAAGGCGAATGAGAGAAGAACCTATTAACAAGTTGTATGATTCTTCTTTCAATGCTGTCACAGAGGGTGGTTTAAGTCCACTAGATGCAGAAAATAAAGCTTATGATCCCATATCTTCTGTTGCGGGAGAGGATGCTCACAATACCATTGATAATCCTGACACTTCCATGGGTCAATTAGTTTCTCCAGCTCAGCAGAATGGAAATATAACAGAAAGGTCAAGGTTGCAGCTAAAATCTTATATTGGCCATAGAGCAGAAGAGCTATATGTCTACAGGTCATTGCCCCTCGGTCAGGATCGAAGAAGAAATCGTTATTGGCAGTTTATAGCTTCGCCTTCCTGCCTTGATCCTGGTTCAGGgagaatttttgttgaaacTCCCAATGGCTGTTGGAGACTTATTGACTCCGAGGAG GCATTTGATGCTCTTTTGACAGCTTTGGACACTCGGGGGACAAGAGAATCCCATCTTCATATAATGTTACAAAGAATTGAAGCGTGTTTCAAGGGAAGTGTTCGAAAGAATCGTTTGTATCTTAATGGGGACAAGGGTCAACAAGAAGATGCTGAACAAAATTCTAGCTTTGCTTTTGAAAGTACTGAGAGTCCGACCAGTGCAGTTTCCACTGCCAGTTTTGATACACTAGAACCGTCGCTTTCATTCAGAATTGAAGTGGGAAAGAATGAAAAGGAGAATTATAACTTCATGAAGAGGTATGAAGACTTACAGAATTGGATGTGGAAAGAATGCTTCAACTCATCCATTGTGCGTGCCCTGGCATATGGGAAGAAAAGGTGCTCGCAGTTATTAGGAATTTGTGACATTTGCCTTGCTACTTATGCTGAGGATGATTGCCCTTGTTGCCGCCTGGCCCAGAGCAAGATTGCCGCTAAAGGACATTTCCCTGTGCCATTCAACTGTGAAAATAATATGATGGATGGGAGAAACAGCCCACTGAGAATCAGATTGATCAAGACTATCCTAATCTCACTGGAG GCTGCTGTTCCCTCTGAGGCCCTTCATTCTTCTTGGTCTGAAGACCAAAGGAATTCTTGGGGCTCTGAGCTCCACAACTCTTCATGCACTGATGGTCTTCTACAG GTCCTTAATCAGTTTGAGGCTGTCATAAAACGTGATTACCTATCAGCAGATTTTGAAACAACTGAagaattattatgtttttgtgaCTCGAGATCTGCTGTTAACAAATCTAATTACCCTGGATCTGTTCCCCAACTTCCTTGGATTCCAAAAACTACTGCTGCTGCAGCTCTGAGGCTTTTCGAACTGGATGCATCCATCTTCTACACCCCAAGTCAGAAGGCTGAGTCTCACGATGAAAAGAAAGTGGAAACTCTTCCT AACCTGGCATTACGATATGGTCACCCCAAAGATATCCAGAGGGCTGAATCTAGGGGATTCGACAGATATGGATTGCTGGATGAAAACTGGATTCGCGACGCTCCTGGTAGTTCTGGGTACAAGCAGGTGGCTCGTGGTAGAGGAGGCCGGCCGCGTGGAAAGTCACAGAAAAGGGTCATTAATTCTGCACCATCTGGCAAGCGGAGCATGAAACAAGGCGAGACGTTAACTCATTTCCTTCTGCAGCAGGGAATGAGTGCCCCAGGGCAAAAGCATAAACGTGGTCGCCGAACCGTGAGGAGGCGGCCAGAGAAGAAAGATGTTGCTGAGAGTAAACTAGACGACTTGTATGACAATGACACCTTCATGAATGCCGTGGAGGAACCAGAAAATTCTGGCAGGGAGGAGGCGGTAGCGCATGATTTTAGTGCTAGAAATATAGTGGGTGAGAACGATGATAGTAGCAACAATATGGATGTCGACTCAGATGAAAATGTCGATGACGACTCCTATCACTATAGTAAATGGGGAGCAACCACCTATGACACCATCTCTCACAGAAGCACTGAGCTGGTCGATATGAGCGAAGATGAAGCTGATGATGTTGGTGATGGACAAGGTTATGATGGGGAGGATGGTGAGAATCTAGGGGGAGATGTTGAATTTAACAACTACCCCGACCGGGATGTCGAAGGGAACGAGGATGATGATGGTTCTGAGTCATTAGCTTCTGGAGACTACAGCGATGACTGA